Below is a genomic region from Desulfobacter sp..
TTTATCTACATCCACAAGTTTGGGGCCCAGGATTTCAGCCAGTTCCCCCTTGGCCAGCCGGCGTTGGAGTTCCATTTGAAAGAGCCGGTCCTGGGCCAGGGTCAGGCCCAGGGCAAAATAGGCATCTTTGCCGTTTTGGGCCGTGATATGGGGCACCCCCCATTGGTCCCGGACAATGGCGGTCTGCTGAGTGATTTTTGTGATGTTCAGACTGCCCTGGATTTTGGGCTGAAGATGGTCAAGATAGATCCAGGCCCCGCCTGTAGCAAGAATACCAAGTCCAAAAACAAAGAGGATAAAAAAGAAAAGAACTTTTGCGAGCTGCTTCATGGAATCTCCTTATTAAGGGGAAAATCAACAGGTTATTTGCAATGGGGTTGTTGTACACTAAAAAAAATCTTTCACAACTCTCAAACCCGTCGGCATCTGCCGGGGAGGATCGCCATGGTTCCAACCCCTAAAACGGCCGGGTGGGAAAAATTTTGTTTCTGCCAGGACCGGGTTTGGGCGGAATTGGCAAAAGGGGTTGAAATTTAAGGGTTTTTCCCATTGCTCCTCAAGGAGACCCATGATTGAATATTTTAATATTCAAGCGTTCTGCTTTTTTCCAACCCATGAACCGGGTTGCTCTTAAATCCGGAAAAGGAGTCTGTCATGAAAAAGATCATCCTCTGTTTTGACGGGACATGCAACGACCCTTCAGATGCCCGGCAGAAAAAAAATCTTAAGATGGAGATCAAGGACAATAGTGTTTCCAATATCTTTAAACTTCATTTGCTGCTGGGGGGCGGTGTGACCAAGGGAGAGGCAAGGGTTGCCGGCCAGAAAAGTTTTTACTATTCAGGGGTGGGCACCTATGGAAACAAGCTGCTTCAATGGTTTAATGCAGGCCTTGCCCTGTCCAATATGGATGTGGGGCATATTATCAGAACCGCAGCAAAAGACCTGGCCCGGGACTGGTCCCCCGGGGATGAGGTGATGGTCTTTGGGTTTTCCAGGGGGGCGGCCATTGCCCGGCGGTTTTGTGCAAAAATCAACACCGAAGTGGAAAAAAAGACCCATAAAAAGATGGATATCAAGGTCCGGTTCTTGGGGGTGTTTGATACGGTGGCCTCCATTGGCTGGCCCAATATGGATGATGATAAAAAGCCTGTTTCCGATGTGAAATTTGAAAATTGTGTGGTGGCAGATACTGTGGAAGAGGCCGTGCACATGGTTTCCATTGATGAAAAACGGACCGCTTTTATGCCCACCCTCATGGCCCATGATCCCGGTCGGATCACCGAGGTCTGGTTTGCCGGGGCACATTCTGATGTGGGCGGGGGATACCGGTATGACGGTCTTTTCGACGTGGCTCTGGATTTTCTTCTGGGTGAATTTGTTATCCGGGACCTGGGTCTGAAAATTTTGCCTCCAAAGCCCAAAGATTTTCAGAATCCGGCCTGCCGGAAACTCGGCCTGGCCTATGATGATGTGGCAATCCAACCCAACCCCATGGGCAGAAGCCATCAACAGGATCGTTCCTTTTTAGTGGAATGTGCCCTGTCAGACCGGGATCTTCGGGTCCATGTGGATGAAAATCATCCCCAGGGCGCAGCCCCCCTTCCCTGGGTTCATTATTCAGTGGTGGCCAGGATCCACGGGAACCGGTATTATCGGCCGGTTTCCCTGAGCAAGAGAAGCCTGAAAGACCTTGTGGAAAATGAGATTCCCCATGCCTTATGGCGGCCGGACAAGGCCGATCCAATTGAAGTCAAAGGCTTGGCTGAACATTTGAGCATGGGGCCGCCGGCCCCGAAAAAGCTTGAGATCGGCAATTCTCGTCTGGTGACAGTCTATGCCAACCAGAAGATGAACAGAAGCTATGTCTATGCCAATCAAGGCGAGGCCTATCAGTTCAAGCTGGCCCCCAACCAGATCTGGTTTGACTCCGGGGTGGACTGCACACCAAAGGGATGGACAAGGGCCTCTGAAGATTTTCCCTGGTATCTGGATATTCCCATAAAATGCATGGAAGATGAAAGACGATGCCCTGTTGCCGACTGGTTTGAACTGGTGGGGCAGGTGGGCAAAAATTCACCTGACTGCTTTCAGGTGCTCAAACATCTGTCTTCGAACAAGAGCCTTGAAGTCAATGGGGCAGGAGAGCTTTTCTTTTTTGTCAATGATTTGGAAGACCGGTATGACAACAACCTGGGCCTGGTCCAGGTTGAGGTGATCAGGATAAGATGATTCTCTGCCGGGCCGGGGGGGCAGTGATATTTTAAATTTTCAGTTGCTGGTTCATAGGGTCTCCAGGTTTGGGGCGTGGTTAAGCCGGACGACCACCACCCCGCCCCGGCCGTAGCCGAAATGACTGAAAACACCCCCGTAACAGGTGGAGATCCCCTTGTAAAAGGTGTGAAATGAAAGTGTATAGGGGCGGGTCTGGGCGGGATCCACATCCAGTATTGTCACTCTTCGGGTTTGAGGGTCAAATTGGCCCACAGGGGAAATATGGGGGATGTTCAGTTCTCTTATAAAGCTGCCCTGGTCAAAGTGGGCAATGACCAGGCAATTGTCCCGGACCTGGAATTCTTCCAGGACCAAGCCCAGTCTTTTTTGTATTTCTTTGGCAGGGGCGCCTCTTTTTGCCTTTATGACTTCCACCTCGGCATTAAAAATCCCATAGGCGTCCAGGCTGGCTGCGACCACACGGCCCAGCACGTTCAGGGGAAGGCCCCGCCGTCCTTTGTATCCCTGGGGGCCCATGCGTTCCTTCCAATGGGCCGCTGTCACCTGGTCAAGAAGATTTTGTTGGGTGACCTGTGTAAAACCCGGCCCCAGGCGTTTTTCCAGCAAGGTATTGATGATGGATGCCACAGATGCCACGGAGCAGGAGGAGTCATGGAATTGTTTGACATGGTGGCGGTAAAGGCCCGCCCTGAGGCTTTTTCCCTGTTTTTCTTTCGGGCCAGGAACCTTTAAGACCGCCTGATGCCTGCCAAAGCATCCGGTCCGGGTCAGCCAGTGGAAAAAATATCTCACAATGAGAACGGTTCTCATGGTATATCTGTAAATGAGCATCATGGGCGTATCCTGTTCAGTGAAATCAATACCTGAAATATCGTCCCAAAAAAAATATTGTCAATGATGAAAAAATCAGACCTGGAATTTTTAACTATTTTTCAGGGATGAAATACTGGTTTTCTCCCAGTTGGAGCATAAGGCCTTGGTCTGCCTCTTTAAGGCATTTGGAAATTTTGGCCAGGGCATGGGAGGTGAATTTGATCTCATGGGGTGGGGTTGAAAAAAAAAGGCTGTCTTTTTTGATATACAGCCTGCCAGGATCCAGCATTATTTTTTGTGAGGTGTTGAGCAATAGTTCGATCTTGTCTTTGATATGGATATGGGTCACAAAGATGGCCGTCTCTTCATAGGGGAAATATACTTTTTCTTCTCTGTCTTCAATGATCTGGCTTAGAAAATAGCCCTGGTCGTCTTTTTGGATGGATCGGTTAAAATAGCTGATGATCTTGGGATGCTCCAACCGCCCGTGCTCATTATGCCAGACCCCGTTAGAGTCCATCCAGAAAACCGCCTGTTCTTTGGGGATGATATTGATTTTATTTTCTGAACCCATGGCTTTTCCTTTTTTTTGATCCGGATCTTTATTTAGCCTAAAATCCGGTCCATATCAAGGCTGAATCCCGGGGTGCCCAGGGCTATGGCATATGGATTTGGCTTTTGGCCCACCAGGGGCAGGGTAACGGTTTTTTGCTAAATTTCAACATTTGTTTTGACCGCTGAAAAGCGCTGGCCCCGGTATTGACTATGAAAGGATAATATCGCATGCTGGAGCCATGTTTAATACGGGGAAAAAAATGAGCACGGACAAGCGGGTCACCATTATGACCCTGAACCTCCGGTTCGGCCTGGCCCGGGACGGGGAAAATGCCTGGGAAAAACGGCAGGACCGGGTGGCCGGGATATTAGAGCAATATCCGGCAGATTTTATCGGGTTCCAGGAGGTCAACCATTTCCAGGCAGGGTTTCTGGCCGGGCATCTGCCTGACCATAACCATATTGGATGGTACAATAAAAAAACGCCCTGGTGGCAGTCCAATATGATTTTTTATCACAATTCCTGGACCTGTCTTGGCAGCCGCCATCATTTTTTGACCCCAACCCCTGACATCCCCTCCAAACTTGAGGGCTCTAAATGGCCGAGGCAATGTGTGGTCGGATGGTTTCAAAAAAAGGGCAAAGACCTGGTTATGGCCAATACCCATTTTGATTTTTATCCCCGGGTCCAGGATAAAAGCGCACAACTGGTCCTGGAATTTTTGAGCCGGTTCCCCCTGGGTCTTTCTTCCGTCATTACTGGGGATTTTAATGCAGATCCCGGATCTTTGGCCTATGAACGGTTTATGGCCCATGGGTTTGACGAGGTGTTGAAAGGGGAAAAGATGACCACCTTTCACGGGTTTTCAGGCAAAGAAACCTTTCGTCACATTGACTGGATCCTTTACCAGGGCGGGTTGATCCTGGATGGGGTCAGGGTGGTTACCGATGATTTTAAAGGGAAATTTCCTTCGGATCATTACCCGGTGATCTCAACTTTTTCATGGAAGGACAGCCCCCATCTCCCATGAGCCGATTCCTTTCATCTATTCTGCCTTAGTCTGTAAAAGATCTCCCCGTTTTCAAGGTGATTCCTAAGATTGTCCAGGCCCTGGAAAAAGAGAAAAAAGCCCTGGTCCAGGCCCCGCCCGGGGCCGGTAAAACCACCCTGGTGCCCTTGGCTCTCTTGGACCAGCCCTGGATGAAAGATAAAAAAATTGTCATGCTTGAACCCAGGCGTCTGGCAGCCAGGGCCTGTGCCGCACACATGGCATCTCTTTTAGGGGAAAAACCCGGCCAGACCGTTGGCTTCCAGGTCCGCATGGAGCGGTGCATCGGTCCTTTGACCCGAATAGAGATCATCACCGAGGGGATATTGACCCGGAAAATCCAGTCTGATCCCGGCCTGGAAAAGATCGGGGTTTTGATTTTTGATGAGTTCCATGAACGGTATATCCACGGAGATCTCGGCCTGGCAATGGCCCTGGAGTCTTCCTGGGTCTTTAATCCGGAGTTACGGATTCTGGTCATGTCCGCCACCATGGATACCCGTGAATTGTCAAGTATCATGGACAATGCACCTGTAATCCTTTCCCAGGGCAGGACCTGGCCTGTGACCACCCATTACCTGGATCCGTCATCAGGGACCTTGAAACCCGGCTGAGCCAGACACTTGGCTCCCGGCCGGATATTAAAATTTACCCTCTGTTCGGGAATCTTCGTCCGGCCCGCCAGGCCGCAGCCATTGCACCTTCCCTTCCCGGACAGCAAAAAATTGTTCTGGCCACCCCCATTGCAGAAACCTCTTTGACCATCCAGGGGGTAAGAGTGGTGGTGGATTCAGGCCTGGCCAATCTGCCCCGGTTTTCCCCGGGCAGGGGAATGACCCGGCTTGAAACCCTGCCGGTTTCAAAGGCTTCGGCAGACCAGCGCCGGGGACGTGCCGGCAGGACGGCTCCCGGGGTCTGTTACCGGCTCTGGTCTGAGCATGTCCACCAGGGCCTGGTTCCCTTTAACCGCCCTGAGATGCTCTGTGCCGACCTTGCATCCCTGGCCCTTGAACTGGCCCAGTGGGGGGTGAAGGATCCCAGGGATCTAAAATGGCTGGATCCTGTGCCTGAAAACGGATTTGAATCTGCCCGGGCCCTGTTCAAACGGCTTGGCGCCCTGGACGATGGGGCAAGGATTACCGCCCATGGTCAAAGGCTTTTGACCGCAGGCATTCATCCAAGGCTTGCCCATATGGTGGTCAAAGCAATGGGATTTGGCCAGGGATTCATGGCCTGCTGCCTGGCGGCCCTGGTGGAAGCGCGTGATTTCATGGGAACAGGCCAGGGCGGGACAGACCCCGATCTGGGGCTTCGTCTGGAAATTTTACAGCAAATGGCCAAAAAAGGGAGATCCGCCCCTGGCAGCTCCGTCCATATGGGCCGGGCACAATCTGTGCTCAAACAGGCCCGGCGCCTGGCAGACCGGTTCAAAATTACATCCCGGTCCATGGATATTCCCATGGCCGGCAGGGTCCTGGCCTTTGCCTGGCCTGAGCGGGTGGCCCGAAAAAGAGGGGCGAACAGCCTTGCCTATCTCATGGCTTCGGGCAGCGGTGCCTATTTTTCCTTTGCCAATTCCCTTTCAAATGAGACCTTTATTGTGGCTGTCCATCTGGATGGGAATCCCAAAAGCGCCAGGATATTTCTGGGTGCGGCCTTTCGGGAAAAAGACCTTGAAACCGATTTTTCCGTTCAAACCCGTGCCAGGGTTGTCTGGGATAAAAAAAGCCGGTCAGTCAGGGCCTTTACCCAGAAGGAATATGGAAAAATTCTGCTTGGAAAAATCCCCTTGGCCGATCCAGACCCCCAGGCCGTGACCGCTGCCCTGGTCCAGGGGATATTCGAGGCCGGAATTGGGATTCTGCCCTGGACAAAGGATGTGGTAAAATTTAGAGACCGGGTTACCCTTTTAAGGGGACTGAAAGATTTGGATCCGGCATTTGAAGCCCTTCCCGACCTGTCTGATGATGGATTGCACGCCAGTTTGGACCTCTGGCTGGCCCCTTTTTTGGACAGGATATCTTCATTGAACGGTCTTGGGGCCAAAACCCTGGAAACGGCTCTGAAAAGCCGGATTTCTTGGGATCAGCAGCAGATGGTCAAGGTCCAGGCCCCCACCCATGTGACCGTGCCCTCGGGATCACGGATTCCCATCCAATACAGGGACGAAAACGGGCCGTTGAAAAATCCTGTGCTGGCGGTTCGGCTCCAGGAAATGTTCGGTTTGATGCAAACGTCCGCCATTGCCCGGGGAAAACTGCCCTTGACCCTTTATCTGCTTTCCCCTGCCTCCCGCCCGGTACAGATCACCCGGGATATTGAAAATTTCTGGAAACAGACCTACACGGAGGTGAAAAAAGATCTCATGGGTTGGTATCCCAAACATTATTGGCCGGATGACCCGGGAAGTGCCCAGCCCAAGGCCAGGGCCAAACCAAGGCATTGAAAATCTTGTTTAACGGTATGGGGGTTGAATATGTGAAATATCAAAGATGGGGAGTAAAGCGATGGAAAAATAGCATGCCTTTACCTAAAGAACGCGATAAAAAGAAGAGAATCAATGAAAGCACACCCTAAAGAGAGTTGAATAGAGCATCCATGCAAATTCCAGGGGAGATCAGAAATGGCAGATAAAAAATATGACTTTATCATCACCGGTGCAGGTCCCACAGGCCTTGCTGCCGCCATTACCGCAGGCCGTCTCGGGGCCTCGTGCGTGGTTCTTGAAAAGGGGAAAAAACCCGGGCCTGAACCCCGGGGGGAGAGTATTGCCGACTATGATTTCATGGACGAGCTTTTGGGAAAAGACTGGCTGAAAAATAACGCCTCAAACGATCCGAGTTTCAGGCGGTTTCACAGCCCCATGGACCGTAAAAACAGGCTCATTGATGTTCACAGGCCCTATTATTTTTTCCATTGGGATCACCTGATGACCCATATGAAAACCCTGGCCCTGGCGGCTGGGGCTCAATTTCTGTTTGAATCCGAGGTGGTGGATTTGATTGAAACCGACCATGGCTGTACAGGCATAAGATACCAGGATAAACAGCATAATCTCCATGAGATAAAGGGGAGAACCACCTTAGGGTGTATGGGCCATAAGGATCCTTTGGGCAAAAAATTTGGAATCAAAAGAGAACAAATTGATTGTCCCACCATGAAGTATTACAGCGCCAATGCCCCCCGGGTCAATTTATCCGAGCATCCCAACCTTCAATTTTATTTGATCTCCCCTAAAATGCTTGAGATTGCCCCGAACCTGCCCCCGGCCGTGGTCTATGTGTTTCCATTGGCTGACGGAAAAATGGAAGCCGGGTTAATGCTTCGTTTAGGGCAGTTGGAGAATTTAAAAGATGTTGAAATTCCGGATCCTAAACTCATGCACAAGGTCTGGGACCATTTGACTCAGAATTACCCCGGGTTTTCAGATTTTTTTAAGGGGGCCCAGACCAGTTATAAAAAACTGACCATGATCTCCAACCGACAATTATTTGAAAATATAATTCCCCATGAACGAGGCGGGCTGATTTTTCTTGGAGACACCATTGGTTTTAGTGAGGCAAACGGTTCATCCGGCTTGTATTTCGGCATGGCCCAGGCAGACTTCTGGGTTCGTTTGATCCTGGAAAATACAGGGCCGGAAAAATTTTTATGGTCTAAAGCCTTTGCACAAAACGCCAGGAGAGAATATCAAAAATGGCCGGTTTATACCCATATTAAAAAATCCTATAAAGATATTGTCCTGGCCGAAAAGATCATGTTTAAATTCTGCGGGTCTGATCGCGGATTGAACAGATGGTGGACCCCGCTGATGGCGCTTTTACAGATGAAAAGCTGAACATAAAAAAATGTGAATATCCAGACTGCATTGAAAGGACTTTGAATGAGAGTTGAACAGCCCGGACCCGTGACCTCGCGAATCACCCTTATGGGCCGGAATGAATCTTGTGTGTACCTGGTTGACGGAAAAGAGGAATATGCCATCCTGGGCGGGGGCATGACCTATATTGTGCCTGATCTCATGACTCAGATTAAAGCGGCCGGGATTGATGAAAAAAAGATCAGCCGTCTGATCATCCACCATTCCCATTTTGATCATCTGGGCATTGTTCCCTATGTGAAAAAACGCTGGCCCTGGATAAAAATCTCCGCCTCTGCCAGGGCTGCAGAACTTTTATCCCGCAAGGATGTGGTGGCCTCCATTGCCTCTTTGAACCTCATGCTTCTGCCTGACCAGGGTGCAGCAGATCTCAAGGAGAGCCTTGGGATCCAGACCATTGAGATTGACGAGATCCTGTCCCAGGGGGATGAGATCTCCTGCGGAGACCTTGGGTTTGAAATGATTGAGGTGCCCGGGCACTCCTCTTGCTCCATGGCGTCCTATCTTTTTCAAGAAAAGGCCATGTTTGCATCTGATGCCGGGGGAATTCCCTATGGGGACCATGTGTTTGCCGCGGCCAACTCAAATTTTGACGATTACCAGGCAAGCCTTGAAAAACTGGCCGCCTATGAGACCCGGGTTCATCTGTCAGAGCATTACGGGGCACTCACAGGAGAAGAGGGGCACAGGTTTATCTCAAGATCCATTGAAGCGGCGGCTAAAATGAGAGAATTGCTCGAGACCACCTATGCCCGTTACCAGGATGAAAAAAAGACGGTCAAGGCCCTGGTGGAGATCGTTTCAAGTCAGGCCTCTGGATATTTTCTGCCCAAAGAGGTCATGGCAATGGTGCTAGGTCAGATGACCCGGTTTATTGCCAAACAATATTCAGTCTAAGTATTAAAGGGGGAAACATGGGGGAAAAAGGTCTCGGCAGCTGCTGGCAGTTCATATGGAAAATGCACGGCGGCTGTTGGATGATTTCCTTTCTGACCACGGCATTGGCCTGGACGTGTTGGGAAAGGCCATGGAACAATTTTGCCAGACCGTGTTTGAGTTGCCCGAAGATGCGGTTTGCAGGCCCGGATGCGCCTATTGTTGCAGTTTAAGGGTAGGGGTTTCCATTCCCGAACTTCTGGTTATTTTTTACGAGCTAAAGGCCCAGGCCCATCCAGAGGTGCTGGCGGCCTTAAAGGCCCGGATTTTGGGAATGTTCAGAATTCTGTGTCACGGTTTCGGTTCCCGGATCTGCCTCAGCGCCAGCGGAAGTAAAAGTCAGGTCCGAGAATGGGCCTTCAATCAGCCACGTCGGAGGAGTTGATTTTTGCTGGAGTGGAGTTCCTGGAACCATCTTTTCCATCTGTAAATAAATCCCTATCAAATTCCCAGCTCTTTATCCAGCCGGCCTTCAAAGAAAATTGCCAACTGGGAAATTGTCAGTGACCAATTTTGAATCGGCATTGTCCATTTTTTACTGGCGTTCTGGATCCCCATGTAAAGCAGCTTTAACAGGCTGTCCTGGTTCGGGAATGATCCCTTTGTTTTGGTCAGTTTTCGAAACTGTCGATGCACAGCCTCAATGGTATTTGTGGTGTATATTATCCGTCGAATCTCTTCTGGATATTTAAAGAAATGACTGAGGCGTTCCCAGTTGTTCCGCCAGGATTTTATCACAATCGGGTATTTGTCATTCCATTTATTTTCCAAGATATCCAGTTCTTCTTCGGCCAGATCCTTA
It encodes:
- a CDS encoding FAD-dependent monooxygenase → MADKKYDFIITGAGPTGLAAAITAGRLGASCVVLEKGKKPGPEPRGESIADYDFMDELLGKDWLKNNASNDPSFRRFHSPMDRKNRLIDVHRPYYFFHWDHLMTHMKTLALAAGAQFLFESEVVDLIETDHGCTGIRYQDKQHNLHEIKGRTTLGCMGHKDPLGKKFGIKREQIDCPTMKYYSANAPRVNLSEHPNLQFYLISPKMLEIAPNLPPAVVYVFPLADGKMEAGLMLRLGQLENLKDVEIPDPKLMHKVWDHLTQNYPGFSDFFKGAQTSYKKLTMISNRQLFENIIPHERGGLIFLGDTIGFSEANGSSGLYFGMAQADFWVRLILENTGPEKFLWSKAFAQNARREYQKWPVYTHIKKSYKDIVLAEKIMFKFCGSDRGLNRWWTPLMALLQMKS
- a CDS encoding phytochelatin synthase — encoded protein: MLIYRYTMRTVLIVRYFFHWLTRTGCFGRHQAVLKVPGPKEKQGKSLRAGLYRHHVKQFHDSSCSVASVASIINTLLEKRLGPGFTQVTQQNLLDQVTAAHWKERMGPQGYKGRRGLPLNVLGRVVAASLDAYGIFNAEVEVIKAKRGAPAKEIQKRLGLVLEEFQVRDNCLVIAHFDQGSFIRELNIPHISPVGQFDPQTRRVTILDVDPAQTRPYTLSFHTFYKGISTCYGGVFSHFGYGRGGVVVVRLNHAPNLETL
- a CDS encoding endonuclease/exonuclease/phosphatase family protein, which translates into the protein MSTDKRVTIMTLNLRFGLARDGENAWEKRQDRVAGILEQYPADFIGFQEVNHFQAGFLAGHLPDHNHIGWYNKKTPWWQSNMIFYHNSWTCLGSRHHFLTPTPDIPSKLEGSKWPRQCVVGWFQKKGKDLVMANTHFDFYPRVQDKSAQLVLEFLSRFPLGLSSVITGDFNADPGSLAYERFMAHGFDEVLKGEKMTTFHGFSGKETFRHIDWILYQGGLILDGVRVVTDDFKGKFPSDHYPVISTFSWKDSPHLP
- a CDS encoding MBL fold metallo-hydrolase, with product MRVEQPGPVTSRITLMGRNESCVYLVDGKEEYAILGGGMTYIVPDLMTQIKAAGIDEKKISRLIIHHSHFDHLGIVPYVKKRWPWIKISASARAAELLSRKDVVASIASLNLMLLPDQGAADLKESLGIQTIEIDEILSQGDEISCGDLGFEMIEVPGHSSCSMASYLFQEKAMFASDAGGIPYGDHVFAAANSNFDDYQASLEKLAAYETRVHLSEHYGALTGEEGHRFISRSIEAAAKMRELLETTYARYQDEKKTVKALVEIVSSQASGYFLPKEVMAMVLGQMTRFIAKQYSV
- a CDS encoding DUF2235 domain-containing protein; its protein translation is MKKIILCFDGTCNDPSDARQKKNLKMEIKDNSVSNIFKLHLLLGGGVTKGEARVAGQKSFYYSGVGTYGNKLLQWFNAGLALSNMDVGHIIRTAAKDLARDWSPGDEVMVFGFSRGAAIARRFCAKINTEVEKKTHKKMDIKVRFLGVFDTVASIGWPNMDDDKKPVSDVKFENCVVADTVEEAVHMVSIDEKRTAFMPTLMAHDPGRITEVWFAGAHSDVGGGYRYDGLFDVALDFLLGEFVIRDLGLKILPPKPKDFQNPACRKLGLAYDDVAIQPNPMGRSHQQDRSFLVECALSDRDLRVHVDENHPQGAAPLPWVHYSVVARIHGNRYYRPVSLSKRSLKDLVENEIPHALWRPDKADPIEVKGLAEHLSMGPPAPKKLEIGNSRLVTVYANQKMNRSYVYANQGEAYQFKLAPNQIWFDSGVDCTPKGWTRASEDFPWYLDIPIKCMEDERRCPVADWFELVGQVGKNSPDCFQVLKHLSSNKSLEVNGAGELFFFVNDLEDRYDNNLGLVQVEVIRIR
- a CDS encoding MFS transporter permease — encoded protein: MGSENKINIIPKEQAVFWMDSNGVWHNEHGRLEHPKIISYFNRSIQKDDQGYFLSQIIEDREEKVYFPYEETAIFVTHIHIKDKIELLLNTSQKIMLDPGRLYIKKDSLFFSTPPHEIKFTSHALAKISKCLKEADQGLMLQLGENQYFIPEK